Proteins from a genomic interval of Rhodococcus rhodochrous:
- a CDS encoding ATP-binding protein → MPGRRSPCQYRGVQPVPGLPVTVPRLERRVGGRIVGGVAGGVADHLGIDATKVRVAFTVLAALGGFGIAAYGLLWMFVPPGSDTDRPTGPERRRAIGLAFMGIGLAVGLSWLFSGGAAGVVLPIVVVVVGAALVWREFDVEGPRSVLGLPAHPTVLTWARVLGGLTLVVTGLGVMVIAQVDVAALRSSLVAVVVTLVGAALLSVPLWIRMWRALETERAARVRNEEREEIASHLHDSVLQTLALIQKQAGDQQEVVRLARSQERELRRWLFGGDETPSTSLAETLRTIAGEVEDQYGLSVQPVIVGDVAPDDSDLTPEAATAVLGATREALVNAAKHAGVDSVDLFAEVEPHQVSVFVRDRGVGFDPGEVPADRQGLAKSIRARIERRGGRTVVKSSPGKGTEVRIHVPRAGRTDTEREQDTESTLEWGVNDPHPEEQTQ, encoded by the coding sequence ATGCCGGGCCGGCGATCACCGTGCCAGTATCGAGGTGTGCAACCGGTACCTGGATTACCCGTGACCGTTCCCCGCCTCGAACGGCGGGTGGGCGGTCGCATCGTGGGCGGTGTGGCCGGCGGTGTCGCCGACCATCTCGGTATCGACGCCACCAAGGTGCGGGTCGCGTTCACGGTGCTCGCCGCCCTCGGCGGGTTCGGGATCGCGGCCTACGGCCTGCTGTGGATGTTCGTGCCTCCGGGCTCCGACACCGATCGCCCCACCGGCCCCGAACGGCGCCGCGCCATCGGCCTCGCCTTCATGGGTATCGGCCTGGCGGTGGGTCTTTCGTGGCTGTTCAGTGGTGGTGCCGCAGGCGTGGTGCTGCCGATCGTCGTGGTGGTCGTCGGTGCGGCGCTCGTATGGCGTGAATTCGACGTCGAAGGCCCCCGATCGGTACTCGGTCTGCCCGCACATCCGACGGTCCTCACATGGGCCCGCGTACTCGGCGGCCTGACCCTCGTCGTCACCGGACTCGGAGTGATGGTCATCGCGCAGGTCGACGTCGCGGCGCTGCGCTCGTCGCTGGTCGCCGTGGTGGTCACGCTGGTCGGTGCCGCCCTGCTGTCGGTGCCGCTGTGGATCCGGATGTGGCGTGCCCTCGAGACCGAGCGTGCCGCCCGGGTGCGCAACGAGGAGCGCGAGGAGATCGCGTCGCACCTGCACGACTCGGTGCTCCAGACCCTCGCGCTCATCCAGAAGCAGGCCGGCGACCAGCAGGAGGTCGTGCGACTGGCGCGCAGCCAGGAACGCGAACTGCGCCGCTGGCTGTTCGGTGGGGACGAGACGCCGAGCACCTCGCTCGCCGAGACGCTGCGCACCATCGCCGGTGAGGTGGAGGACCAGTACGGTCTGTCCGTCCAACCCGTCATCGTCGGCGACGTCGCGCCCGACGACAGCGATCTGACCCCCGAGGCCGCGACCGCCGTGCTCGGCGCGACCCGCGAGGCTCTCGTCAACGCCGCCAAGCACGCCGGGGTGGACAGCGTCGACCTCTTCGCCGAGGTGGAACCGCATCAGGTGAGCGTGTTCGTGCGCGATCGCGGCGTCGGATTCGATCCCGGCGAAGTACCGGCCGATCGGCAGGGTCTGGCCAAGTCCATCCGGGCGCGCATCGAACGTCGCGGCGGCCGGACGGTCGTGAAGTCGAGTCCCGGAAAGGGAACCGAGGTGCGCATCCATGTGCCGCGCGCCGGCCGGACGGATACCGAACGCGAACAGGACACCGAGTCGACCTTAGAGTGGGGGGTGAACGACCCCCACCCCGAGGAGCAGACACAGTGA
- a CDS encoding PspC domain-containing protein encodes MDTRSFQDQVADMWRTRPVRLPKEGHIAGVCSGIGARYGVDPVLIRVVFVASALFGGGGLVLYLAAWLMFPRHGDQVSSLESLVGRGASSDSTTKVIVLLVALAIAAGAIGPVGAGSGGSGFIGTLLLLGGWWLLYQRRPEPPVLPAPEGTSFPTQAAFPQPPVTNAYCSPWGAHTGAWHMQAGPAATTTPSGEATPPAQATDATEVVDTTPASGTDTPASGTDATAPTETTERKTSPMPDLRKDTDRKDTDVPLPGVDELSPHRSAPPAWDPLGVAPFAWDLPEPAPKHEPAIVTNRRSRLTTTVLGLAVIAAAVTGALGAAADLAWVTPARVGAVALAVVGLGLLIGAFLHRGHGLLVVTGPLLGFVVLASIAGPVDTSNWGDRTWAPTSTDQLESEYSFQFGAMTLDLRGLELTEDRTVQVDGRFGSVEVLLPENLDVRADCTVGPGEIRGCPAPGIDGGADGVDDGPVLDLNANMEFGSLEVRRG; translated from the coding sequence ATGGACACGAGGAGCTTTCAGGACCAGGTGGCGGACATGTGGCGGACCCGCCCCGTGCGTCTGCCGAAGGAGGGGCACATCGCGGGTGTGTGCTCGGGTATCGGAGCGCGCTACGGCGTCGATCCCGTGCTGATCCGTGTCGTCTTCGTCGCGTCGGCGCTGTTCGGCGGTGGCGGTCTCGTCCTCTATCTGGCCGCCTGGCTGATGTTCCCCCGTCACGGCGACCAGGTCTCTTCGCTCGAATCGCTCGTCGGGCGGGGTGCGAGCTCGGACTCGACCACCAAGGTCATCGTGCTCCTCGTGGCCCTGGCGATCGCGGCGGGTGCCATCGGACCGGTGGGTGCGGGTTCGGGCGGCTCCGGATTCATCGGAACGCTCCTGCTGCTCGGCGGCTGGTGGCTGCTCTATCAGCGGCGTCCCGAACCGCCGGTGCTGCCGGCGCCCGAGGGAACCTCCTTCCCCACCCAGGCGGCCTTTCCTCAGCCTCCGGTGACGAACGCGTACTGCTCCCCGTGGGGCGCACACACCGGGGCATGGCACATGCAGGCGGGTCCGGCGGCCACGACGACACCGAGCGGGGAGGCGACCCCGCCTGCGCAGGCCACCGACGCGACGGAGGTCGTGGACACCACCCCGGCCTCGGGCACCGACACCCCCGCCTCGGGCACCGACGCCACAGCGCCCACCGAGACGACGGAGAGGAAGACGTCCCCGATGCCCGACCTACGCAAGGACACCGACCGCAAGGACACCGACGTTCCGCTCCCGGGTGTCGACGAGCTCTCGCCCCACCGTTCGGCACCGCCGGCATGGGATCCCCTCGGGGTCGCCCCGTTCGCATGGGATCTGCCCGAACCGGCACCGAAGCACGAACCCGCGATCGTCACGAATCGACGTTCGCGTCTGACCACGACGGTCCTCGGCCTGGCCGTGATCGCCGCTGCGGTGACCGGCGCGCTCGGTGCCGCCGCCGACCTGGCCTGGGTGACCCCCGCCCGGGTGGGTGCCGTGGCCCTCGCGGTCGTCGGTCTGGGCCTGCTGATCGGCGCGTTCCTGCACCGCGGTCACGGACTGCTCGTCGTCACCGGTCCCCTGCTCGGATTCGTCGTTCTCGCCTCGATCGCCGGCCCGGTCGACACCTCCAACTGGGGCGACCGGACCTGGGCTCCGACCAGTACCGATCAGCTCGAGTCCGAGTACAGCTTCCAGTTCGGGGCGATGACCCTCGATCTGCGGGGACTCGAACTCACCGAGGACCGCACGGTGCAGGTCGATGGCCGGTTCGGCAGCGTCGAGGTGCTGTTGCCGGAGAACCTGGACGTCCGCGCCGACTGCACGGTCGGCCCCGGTGAGATCAGGGGATGCCCCGCCCCCGGCATCGACGGCGGCGCCGACGGAGTCGACGACGGGCCGGTCCTGGACCTGAACGCGAACATGGAATTCGGATCTCTGGAGGTGCGTCGTGGCTGA
- the guaA gene encoding glutamine-hydrolyzing GMP synthase, producing the protein MSSQSQQSRPVVVVDFGAQYAQLIARRVREANVYSEVVPHTAGVEEIAAKNPRAVVLSGGPASVYEEGAPRLDPTLFDLDVPVFGICYGFQAMAQALGGTVAHTGSREYGRTELSVSGGVLHDGLPETQPVWMSHGDGVTEAPEGFEVTATSAGAPVAAFEDRARRLAGVQYHPEVLHSPHGQQVLSRFLHDIAGIPGDWTAANIADALVEQVREQIGDGRAICGLSGGVDSAVAAALVQRAIGDRLTCVFVDHGLMREGERQQVEKDFVAATGARLVTVDASETFLRELAGVTDPETKRKIIGREFIRSFEGAVSEVLGEGADKGETVKFLVQGTLYPDVVESGGGSGTANIKSHHNVGGLPEDLEFELVEPLRLLFKDEVRAVGRQLGLPEEIVGRQPFPGPGLGIRIIGEVTRERLEILRRADSIAREELTSAGLDGQIWQCPVVLLADVRSVGVQGDGRTYGHPIVLRPVSSEDAMTADWTRLPYETLERISTRITNEVAEVNRVVLDVTSKPPGTIEWE; encoded by the coding sequence GTGTCGTCGCAAAGCCAGCAGTCCAGACCGGTCGTCGTCGTCGATTTCGGAGCTCAGTACGCGCAGCTGATCGCTCGGCGCGTTCGTGAGGCCAACGTCTACTCGGAGGTCGTGCCCCACACGGCCGGTGTCGAGGAGATCGCGGCGAAGAACCCGCGCGCGGTGGTGCTGTCCGGTGGCCCCGCCAGCGTGTACGAGGAGGGCGCACCGCGTCTCGATCCCACGCTGTTCGATCTCGACGTCCCCGTCTTCGGCATCTGCTACGGCTTCCAGGCGATGGCGCAGGCGCTCGGCGGCACGGTCGCGCACACCGGCTCGCGCGAGTACGGCCGCACCGAGCTGTCGGTCTCCGGCGGTGTGCTGCACGACGGCCTGCCCGAGACGCAGCCCGTCTGGATGAGCCACGGCGACGGCGTCACCGAGGCTCCCGAGGGCTTCGAGGTCACAGCCACCAGCGCCGGCGCCCCGGTCGCGGCGTTCGAGGACCGCGCCCGTCGCCTCGCCGGTGTCCAGTACCACCCCGAGGTGCTGCACTCGCCCCACGGCCAGCAGGTGCTGAGCCGGTTCCTGCACGACATCGCCGGAATCCCGGGCGACTGGACCGCAGCGAACATCGCCGACGCGCTCGTCGAGCAGGTCCGCGAGCAGATCGGCGACGGTCGTGCCATCTGCGGCCTGTCCGGCGGCGTTGACTCCGCCGTGGCGGCCGCGCTGGTGCAGCGCGCCATCGGCGACCGTCTGACTTGTGTGTTCGTCGACCACGGCCTCATGCGCGAGGGCGAACGGCAGCAGGTCGAGAAGGACTTCGTCGCCGCGACGGGTGCCCGTCTGGTCACCGTCGACGCGTCCGAGACCTTCCTGCGCGAGCTCGCCGGCGTCACCGACCCCGAGACCAAGCGTAAGATCATCGGCCGCGAGTTCATCCGTTCTTTCGAGGGCGCGGTCTCCGAGGTGCTCGGCGAGGGTGCCGACAAGGGCGAGACCGTGAAGTTCCTCGTGCAGGGCACCCTGTACCCGGACGTCGTGGAGTCCGGCGGCGGCTCCGGCACCGCGAACATCAAGAGCCACCACAACGTCGGTGGACTCCCCGAGGACCTCGAGTTCGAGCTCGTCGAGCCGCTGCGCCTGCTGTTCAAGGACGAGGTGCGCGCGGTCGGACGTCAGCTCGGCCTGCCCGAGGAGATCGTCGGCCGCCAGCCGTTCCCCGGCCCCGGCCTCGGTATCCGCATCATCGGTGAGGTCACCCGCGAACGCCTCGAGATCCTGCGTCGTGCCGACTCCATCGCCCGCGAAGAGCTCACCTCCGCCGGCCTCGACGGACAGATCTGGCAGTGCCCGGTCGTGCTGCTCGCCGACGTCCGCAGCGTGGGCGTGCAGGGCGACGGCCGCACCTACGGCCACCCGATCGTGCTTCGTCCGGTCTCCAGCGAGGACGCGATGACCGCCGACTGGACGCGCCTGCCCTACGAGACTCTCGAGCGGATCTCCACCCGCATCACCAACGAGGTGGCGGAGGTCAACCGAGTGGTGCTCGACGTGACGAGCAAGCCCCCGGGAACGATCGAGTGGGAGTGA